Proteins encoded together in one Falco biarmicus isolate bFalBia1 chromosome 4, bFalBia1.pri, whole genome shotgun sequence window:
- the LOC130149096 gene encoding uncharacterized protein DKFZp434B061-like — protein MPVCGCRLSAQKPPRREQRPAPAARPGRPHRRGRPGASPGRRGKRARPLQTPPQAKAAAPRRPPGERDSPRPPLSDAARRREPAASTPEGATAARAPPLNSRRVQAQARAAGAAARWRRAQGRGRLAASPRGSGASGRRASGGTVNAGAVAKCRPPWRWSWVGQGRWVQGQEPAALTPLPAHTATHAAGLTGPLAATKPSAGTLAGPATKPTRTVKG, from the exons ATGCCGGTGTGCGGGTGCCGCCTTTCGGCGCAGAAGCCCCCGCGGCGGGAGCAGCGCCcggcccccgcagcccggcccggccgccctcACAGGCGGGGGCGCCCCGGGGCCTCGCCGGGCCGTCGCGGGAAGAGGGCGCGGCCCTTGCAGACGCCTCCACAGGCGAAggcggcagccccccgccgccccccgggaGAGCGGGACTCCCCTCGGCCGCCTCTCTCAGACGCCGCCCGCCGAAGGGAACCCGCCGCCTCAACGCCTGAGGGAGCCACGGCCGCGCGCGCCCCCCCGCTCAACAGCCGCCGGGTGCAGGCGCAGGCgcgcgcggcgggggcggccgcccgCTGGCGGCGCGCGCAGGGGAGAGGGCGGCTGGCAGCGTCGCCGCGCGGGAGTGGCGCCAGCGGTAGAAGGGCGTCGGGAGGCACCGTTAACGCAGGCGCGGTGGCCAAGTG cAGACCCCCGTGGCGCTGGAGCTGGGTGGGGCAGGGGCGCTGGGTACAGGGGCAGGAGCCTGCGGCGCTCACCCCActcccagcccacacagccaCCCATGCCGCAGGCCTGACGGGACCACTAGCAGCCACGAAGCCCAGTGCGGGGACACTGGCGGGACCCGCCACCAAACCCACACGCACAGTTAAGGGCTGA